From the Acidobacteriota bacterium genome, the window TAGATCTGCAGCCGGAGGTCCCCGTTCCGGTCGAGGAGGATCACGCCGGAGGCCGAGGGGAAGCGTTCCTTGCGGAGGAGCTTGTCGGATTCGGCGGAGAAGGTCAACGTGGCGTTTTTGACGATGAAGGTGTCGTGCTGCCGGGTGAGGGTGTCGAACCAGGCGGCGATCTGGTTGTAGTCCAGGGCTTTCGCCTCCAGGTAGGCTTTCCCGCGCTGGATCGCCTCCATTCGGACCATGCAGGCGCACGGCGCCGCCGCCAGGAGCAGGAGCGGGAGGATCTGTCGCGTCACCGTTCGGAACGGTCTGATCTTGGGTTTGGGCATCGCTCTCCTCGAAGCATCGTCCACGCCTGCAGCGGCGTGCAAATGGGAAATATTAGCAGAAGCGTCATCGGCTGTCAAACCGTTTTCATGCCAGACTCGGGCTTGAATTACCCCGTGCGGGGACTATAATGGGCCCGTGCCCCGGAGACCGGGGACAGGGGAGAACACGATGCGTGAGTGTCCCGGCGAGGGCGTGGCGGAAGGCCCGGTCCTGGAAGGGGAAGCGCTCCGGGGAGCCCGGGCGATCGAGGCGTCCGGCCGGCTGGGGAGCCGGGGGGGCTCGCCGCCCCGGTGGTGCCCGGGGTGCGAACTGTACGCCCTCCTCCAGGCGATCGAGATCTGTCTCGCCCAACGGGGAAGCGGCGCCGGGCCGGTCCTGGTGACGGGCCCCGGTTGCCTGGAGGATCTGCGGGACTGCCTCTCGGCGCCGTGCCTCGTCGCACCGGCGGGGACAGTGGCCGAAACGGCCCGGGGCGTCGCGCTCGATTCGGGAAAACCGGTCCTGGCGTTCATGATGGAGAAAACAGGTTGGCAGTGCGCCCCGGGGGACGGGGAAGCCTCTGGGGAAAGCGTTCTCAGGATCGAATGCATTCCAGGCCCCGGGAGCATGGGGCCTGCGGACCTGTCGGACTTGTCGGACCTGTCGGACTTGTCGGACCTGTCGGACTTGTCGGACCTGTCGGACCTGGGCGGGATTCTTGCGGCGGAGCCGGAGCGCCTCGCCGAAAAGCTCTCCGACCTGGAGAAGAAGAGTCGCCCCTCGGTGATCCGGCTGGGGCTCACCTGCCCCCGACGCCCCTGACCACGGGCCCCGGGCTTGCCCCTGCCCCCTCGCGGCGCCGAACGCCCCTCAGTTCTGGTAGTTCAGCGGCGGGGAAGACTTGCTGGCCCGGCCGGTGGTGGACGTGTGGATGATCCCCCCGTCCTCGGCGGTGACGTAGTAGTAGCTGCGCCCCGTCGAGCCCGGGACGATGGGGTCCGCCCAGCCTTCCCACCGCCACTTGCCCTGCGCCCCGATGTCGGTCCCCCCGCGGATCTCGAAACTGTACCCGCACATGGTGGGGTTGGAGTTGCCGGAGTCGGGGGCGGCCACGAAGCCTTTCCGGATGAGTTCCTCGTCGCTGGAGGCGTAAGTCTGGAACTTCAGGCGGTAGTTCTCCTGCGCCGCGATCCAGGACCGCACGTAGGTCAGGGCCCAAGCCTCGTTGGCCTTGACGCGCATCTCCCTGAAGTGGGGGACGGCGATGGCGGACAGGATGGCGATGATGACCAGGGTGATCATCATCTCCACGAGCGAAAAGCCTTTGGTGTTCATGGCCACCTCCCGGCGTATAAAAGCAAAAAAAGTGCCACCGTCTTTTCCGGGCCGGGCCCGCTGGAAAAGCCACAGGGCGGTCCCGGGGGCGGGGCGGCGCCCGGCCCGAAAGCCGGATTGACGTAAAATGTCATCCAGGGTGATTAAAATTGTCAGACGTCCAGGACCACGAGGGTCTTCCCCTTGCCACCCTCCCGGGCCGGGGGGTGGTGGAAACCCCGGACGAAGGGGATTTCGCGGAGCCGCGCGTGGATGGCCGCCCGGAGGATCCCGCGCCCGATCCCGTGGATGACGGCGACGCAGCGTTCTTCCTGGAGGAAGGCCGAATCCAGGAAACGCTCCACCTCGGGAAGGGCCTCGTCGACGGTCTTCCCGATTACCTTGATCTCGCGGGAGGGAAAGAGGGCCCCGGGGGTTTCCGCCGGCGGGGTCCCCGTCGGCCCGTCGCCGGTTTCGTTCCCCCCCGGCGGCGCATCCACCGGGGGGAGGGCCCCGCCCGGGGCGGCCGGTGAGTCGCCGGCACGCATCAGCCAGTCCGGGGGGACCTGCAGCCGCTTGCCCCCCGAGAGCACGGTGACGACATCGGCGCCGACCTCCCGGACCGTCCCGCCGAGCCGGATCGGGCCGACCACCACCTCCATCCCCTCGCGGATCTCGCCGGGCGGCAGCGGTTCCAGCTTCGGGCGGGGGTCCGGCCGGCCGGGGGGGAGCGTCAACTCGGTCACGGCCTCCGCGAGTCGCTGCTCCAGCCGCTCCAGCCTCTGCTCGAAGTGCGGGATCGGCCGGCCCTTCTCGGCGAGGCGCCGGAACTCGTCCGCCAGCCGGGACCGGTCGTCCTCGAAGGTCTTCCGGTACGTCTCGAACTCCCTCCGCAACCGGGAGATCTCCTCCCGTTTCCGCTCCTCGGCCCGCCGCTCGAGCTCGATCTTCCGCAGGACCTGCTCCCGTTTGAGCCGTTCGACCTCCGCCAGTTCCGCTTCCCGGCGGCGAACCAGTTCGTTGATCCGGGCGTAGGCCTCCTCGGCCGGGATGCCCCACTCCGCGAGGCGCTGCTCGGCGGCGGCGACGACGGTGTCCGGGAGCCCGAGCTTTCGGGCGATGAACAGGCCCGAACTTCCCCCCAGCGCGCCCACGTGGAGCCGGTAGGTGGGCTCGAGGGTCTCGGGGTCGACCTCGACGGCGGCCGTCGAGGTCCCGGGGGTGTTGACGGCGTACTCCTTCAGCGTGCGCGAGTGGGTGGTCACGATGAACGGCGCCTCGAGGGCGCGCAGGTGGTCCAGTATGGCCATGGCCAGGGCCCCCCCCTCGGTGGGGTCCGTGCCGGCGCAGAGTTCGTCCACCAGGACCAGGGTCGGGTGACGGTAGTGGTCCAGGATCTCCCTCAGGAGGAGAACGTGGGACGAGAAGGTGCTCAGGTCGGCGGCGAGGGACTGCCGGTCGCCGATCACGGCCCGGACGGCGTGGAAGGGGGCGCACTCCATGTGACGGGCCGGGACGGGGACCCCCGACAGGGCCATCAGGGTGAGCAACCCGGCGCACTTGAGCGCGGCGGTCTTCCCGCCGGTGTTGGGGCCGCTGATGATCAGGCGGGGCTCCCGGGCCGTGAGGGCCAGGGAGATGGGGACGATCCGCTTCCCCTGGGCTTTGAGGGAGGCCTCCAGCAGGGGGTGCCGCGCGTCTTCCAGCTTCAGGGCGCGGCTGACGTCCACGAGGGGGGCGATGCAGCGGAACTCGAGCGCGAACCGCGCGCGGGCGCCAAGACTGTCCTGGATCGCCAGGAGGTCGAGGGCCGCGTCCAGTTCCTTCAGGCGTGCCCGGAGAAAGGCGGTGATCTGGGAGAGGATCCGCTGCACGATCTCGAATTCCCGCTCCTTGAGGCTGATGTAGCTGT encodes:
- a CDS encoding Smr/MutS family protein, with protein sequence MNPARDDHLENLEFPALLQKVASYATFSGGRALVLGLSPMEDVEAVTRVHRLAEELQRRLGAGEGFSCAAAEEAVPALARLQVANLDLEVRELLHIQDLAACACRHRRLLLSDEDLYPELTALGRRFPPLEAVDAYIAERIDPDGEVPDRASPELASVRRELRNVGERIQAQYHRVMEAADRRGILQDRFVTSRNNRFVIPIRSESQGALGGVVHGSSSSGLTVFMEPLELVTLNNSYISLKEREFEIVQRILSQITAFLRARLKELDAALDLLAIQDSLGARARFALEFRCIAPLVDVSRALKLEDARHPLLEASLKAQGKRIVPISLALTAREPRLIISGPNTGGKTAALKCAGLLTLMALSGVPVPARHMECAPFHAVRAVIGDRQSLAADLSTFSSHVLLLREILDHYRHPTLVLVDELCAGTDPTEGGALAMAILDHLRALEAPFIVTTHSRTLKEYAVNTPGTSTAAVEVDPETLEPTYRLHVGALGGSSGLFIARKLGLPDTVVAAAEQRLAEWGIPAEEAYARINELVRRREAELAEVERLKREQVLRKIELERRAEERKREEISRLRREFETYRKTFEDDRSRLADEFRRLAEKGRPIPHFEQRLERLEQRLAEAVTELTLPPGRPDPRPKLEPLPPGEIREGMEVVVGPIRLGGTVREVGADVVTVLSGGKRLQVPPDWLMRAGDSPAAPGGALPPVDAPPGGNETGDGPTGTPPAETPGALFPSREIKVIGKTVDEALPEVERFLDSAFLQEERCVAVIHGIGRGILRAAIHARLREIPFVRGFHHPPAREGGKGKTLVVLDV
- a CDS encoding prepilin-type N-terminal cleavage/methylation domain-containing protein, which produces MNTKGFSLVEMMITLVIIAILSAIAVPHFREMRVKANEAWALTYVRSWIAAQENYRLKFQTYASSDEELIRKGFVAAPDSGNSNPTMCGYSFEIRGGTDIGAQGKWRWEGWADPIVPGSTGRSYYYVTAEDGGIIHTSTTGRASKSSPPLNYQN